The Kineothrix sp. MB12-C1 genome includes a window with the following:
- a CDS encoding sugar ABC transporter substrate-binding protein, whose translation MGRGRYLAFCCIFFIILTGCGKMQTESTGDLESKQNKIQIGMCFDSFVIERWQRDRDVFVSTAKEYGAEVNVQNANGDVEEQIQQIEYFIEKKMDVIVIISIDGDRLKDVVQKAKGQGIKIICYDRIIRNADADLYISFDNEAVGTMMGEGLVENGLKDNKVIMLQGPVTDYNVELVRNGFMRVMNRYNIEVIDNINADGWKPEIAGNYIYENSAMVNSAGGIMCGNDSLASQVVHALAEKRMAGKIGVVGQDAELEACQRIVEGTQVMTVYKPVEKLAQAAAEYAIILALGRELTDNDAVYTLLPSGGGVRIVEEKASSDKKSNIQKISDGTYEIPYVVLEPVKVTRDNINEVIINSGFHLKEDVYLNVPSEMPN comes from the coding sequence ATGGGACGAGGAAGGTATTTAGCTTTTTGTTGTATCTTTTTTATTATTTTAACAGGGTGCGGGAAAATGCAAACGGAAAGCACCGGGGACTTGGAAAGTAAGCAAAATAAGATCCAGATAGGCATGTGTTTCGATTCCTTTGTAATAGAACGCTGGCAGAGAGATAGGGATGTATTCGTATCTACGGCTAAGGAATACGGGGCGGAAGTAAATGTGCAGAATGCAAATGGAGATGTGGAAGAACAGATTCAACAAATAGAATATTTCATCGAAAAGAAAATGGATGTTATCGTAATTATCAGCATTGACGGGGACCGACTGAAGGATGTCGTTCAAAAAGCGAAGGGACAGGGAATTAAAATTATCTGCTATGACAGAATTATTAGAAATGCAGATGCCGATCTCTATATATCATTTGATAATGAGGCGGTAGGAACGATGATGGGAGAAGGGCTCGTAGAAAATGGTCTGAAGGACAATAAGGTAATTATGCTGCAAGGCCCTGTTACCGATTATAATGTGGAACTTGTAAGAAATGGCTTTATGAGAGTTATGAATAGATATAATATCGAAGTCATTGATAATATCAATGCGGATGGGTGGAAACCTGAAATTGCCGGAAATTATATATATGAGAATTCTGCTATGGTAAACAGTGCGGGAGGTATTATGTGCGGAAACGATAGTCTTGCCAGCCAGGTAGTTCATGCGCTTGCGGAGAAGCGAATGGCAGGGAAAATCGGTGTGGTAGGGCAGGATGCTGAACTGGAAGCGTGTCAGCGAATCGTAGAGGGAACACAGGTGATGACTGTATATAAGCCGGTGGAGAAGCTGGCACAGGCAGCGGCGGAATATGCAATTATACTTGCCCTCGGAAGGGAGCTGACGGATAACGATGCGGTATATACTTTGCTTCCGAGCGGAGGAGGTGTAAGAATCGTAGAGGAAAAAGCATCCTCGGACAAAAAAAGCAATATTCAAAAGATAAGCGATGGTACTTATGAGATTCCTTATGTGGTATTAGAACCTGTGAAAGTAACTCGTGATAATATAAATGAGGTGATTATTAACAGTGGATTCCATCTGAAGGAAGATGTATACCTTAATGTACCATCAGAAATGCCCAATTAG
- the chvE gene encoding multiple monosaccharide ABC transporter substrate-binding protein, with product MKKKVISALLSVAMVATLLVGCGGAKPATTEAPAETKTEAEAPAEETAEAPAEEAAVEAGGLIGVAMPTKDLQRWNQDGSNMEAQLKEAGYEVDLQYASNDIATQVSQIENMISNGCELLVIASIDGDSLGTVLSQAKDAGIPVIAYDRLIMNSDAVTYYATFDNYMVGTKQGEYIRDTLDLDNAAGPFNLEIFTGDPGDNNARFFYGGAIDVLQPYIDEGKLVVQSDMIAFEKVATANWSTETAQSRMDAIIASYYADGTKLDAVLCSNDSTALGVENALIAAYTGEWPIITGQDCDIANVKNMIAGKQSMSIFKDTRTLATQVVQMVDAVMKGGEAPVNDTESYDNGTGIIPSYLCEPVFADINNYKELLIDSGYYAEADLQ from the coding sequence ATGAAGAAAAAAGTAATCAGTGCATTGCTCAGTGTAGCAATGGTAGCAACGTTGCTCGTTGGATGTGGAGGCGCTAAGCCGGCAACAACAGAAGCACCGGCAGAAACAAAGACAGAAGCAGAAGCACCCGCAGAAGAAACAGCAGAGGCACCTGCTGAGGAAGCAGCAGTAGAAGCAGGCGGCTTAATCGGTGTAGCAATGCCTACAAAGGATTTACAGCGTTGGAATCAGGATGGATCCAACATGGAAGCTCAGTTGAAAGAAGCTGGATATGAAGTTGACCTTCAGTATGCAAGTAATGATATTGCTACACAGGTTTCCCAGATTGAGAACATGATTTCCAATGGATGTGAGCTTTTAGTAATCGCTTCCATCGATGGAGATTCTCTTGGAACAGTTCTTTCACAGGCTAAAGATGCAGGTATTCCTGTTATCGCATATGACCGTTTGATTATGAACTCTGATGCTGTTACTTACTATGCTACATTCGATAACTACATGGTAGGTACAAAGCAGGGTGAATATATCAGAGATACTCTTGACCTTGACAACGCAGCAGGACCTTTCAACCTTGAAATCTTCACCGGTGACCCGGGAGATAACAATGCAAGATTCTTCTATGGCGGCGCAATCGACGTTCTTCAGCCGTACATCGATGAAGGCAAATTAGTAGTACAGTCCGATATGATCGCATTTGAAAAGGTAGCTACAGCTAACTGGTCAACAGAAACAGCACAGTCCAGAATGGATGCTATTATCGCTTCTTATTATGCAGATGGAACGAAATTAGATGCAGTTCTTTGCTCTAATGACTCTACAGCACTCGGTGTAGAAAATGCACTTATTGCAGCATACACAGGCGAATGGCCGATTATCACAGGACAGGATTGTGATATTGCAAACGTTAAAAACATGATCGCTGGAAAACAGTCCATGTCTATCTTCAAAGATACCCGTACATTAGCAACACAGGTTGTTCAGATGGTAGATGCTGTTATGAAGGGCGGAGAAGCACCGGTTAACGATACAGAGAGCTATGATAACGGAACAGGAATTATTCCTTCTTACCTTTGCGAGCCTGTATTTGCAGATATCAACAACTACAAAGAATTACTAATTGATTCCGGTTACTATGCGGAAGCTGATTTGCAGTAA